A section of the Leptidea sinapis chromosome 26, ilLepSina1.1, whole genome shotgun sequence genome encodes:
- the LOC126972470 gene encoding uncharacterized protein LOC126972470 — MDSDTAVVLWLAYRRWRRRKQRESRRFNVHPILRDRMTHSMFITLYPKLREHSEKFFNYFRMSIASFDNLLEIIKEDLSPCQNYMVRDTVSAEEKLVITLRYLATGCYFADLHYAYRLGKSTVIEIVQKTCYIMWNKLLNIVMRQPTKAKWKEISKQFQKYTNFPNCIGAIDGKHIRIIKPNDSGSLYYNYKSYFSTVLLAVCDANYCFIAVDIGAYGKSNDSTIFKDSILYKKLVEKTLDIPDPKPISQTDATPLPHVIVGDEAFSLSENIMRPYCGRSLTTKKKIFNYRLSRARRYIECCFGILVNKWRIFHRPLNVDIEFAINIIKACCVLHNYVRLRDGYRYDHTLYETSLNNLNNEAVRPNARSLNIRDRFADYFVNEDKLPWQDKMI, encoded by the exons ATGGACTCGGATACAGCGGTTGTGTTGTGGCTTGCATACCGTCGATGGAGACGTCGTAAACAAAGAGAAAGTCGACGATTTAACGTACATCCCATTCTACGTGATAGAATGACGCATAGTatgtttataactttatacccaAAACTCAGAGAACATAGTGAAAAGTTTTTCAACTACTTTCGGATGTCAATAGCATCGTTTGATAATTTACTAGAAATTATCAAAGAAGATTTGTCTCCATGTCAAAATTATATGGTACGGGATACTGTTTCTGCAGAAGAAAAACTCGTGATTACTTtgag ATATTTGGCCACAGGATGTTATTTTGCGGATCTGCATTATGCCTACAGATTAGGAAAGTCTACAGTTATCGAAATAGTACAGAAAACCTGTTACATCATGTGGAACAAACTGCTAAACATAGTAATGAGACAACCAACGAAAGCTAAATGGAAAGAAATTTCGAAACAAtttcaaaaatacacaaattttcCAAACTGCATCGGTGCCATTGACGGCAAGCATATCCGTATTATAAAACCTAACGATTCTGGGTCTCTTTACTATAACTATAAGAGTTATTTTTCAACTGTTTTGTTGGCCGTATGTGAtgcaaattattgttttattgcagTGGACATAGGCGCATATGGAAAAAGTAATGACTCCACAATTTTTAAAGactctattttatataaaaaacttgTCGAGAAAACTTTAGATATTCCAGATCCAAAGCCAATATCGCAAACAGATGCAACCCCCTTACCTCATGTCATAGTAGGAGATGAGGCGTTTAGTCTGTCTGAAAATATAATGCGCCCTTACTGCGGTAGATCTCtaacaaccaaaaaaaaaattttcaactaTCGCTTATCCAGGGCCCGGCGTTACATTGAATGTTGCTTTGGCATCTTGGTAAATAAATGGAGAATATTTCATAGACCGTTGAATGTGGATATAGAATttgcaataaacataattaaggCTTGTTGTGTTCTCCATAACTACGTAAGGTTAAGGGATGGCTATAGGTATGATCACACTCTCTACGAAACATCTCTGAATAATTTGAACAATGAGGCAGTGAGGCCTAATGCGAGATCATTGAATATAAGAGATAGATTTGCTGATTATTTTGTAAACGAAGACAAACTCCCTTGGCAAGATAAAATGATATAG